One window of the Rhipicephalus sanguineus isolate Rsan-2018 chromosome 2, BIME_Rsan_1.4, whole genome shotgun sequence genome contains the following:
- the LOC119381926 gene encoding solute carrier family 22 member 7, with the protein MDLFSSRRLDALDLKTADCFDCQDVFGSGSFQRRLLLVAVLSTFVMHCHTVAFALISRDVDHWCRQPPGLNVSAADWKRAAIPVEADGRFSRCLVYSNPGDGNDTATVECDSWDYDAESAPTTIMSRWNLVCRHLWLITVANIVYSAGSPLFLIAAGHIADRGGRKPILWVSIAMLLIVTFAGCFADTYSMYITTRFLAAGFAAVNVTVSLVMLFEGSCFCDRVLKTCFAASFPFLLSDMWSQLLRLNSVHLASARVSWVLLQIVLLSPTLLLVVAFAIVQESPRWLIASRDLQKAGAIILYAAEINNFQPLSTNFPINMVRAEDAKNEELRGADTPGGPGGPGSDIPRRALVALATHAVITFAAHVLVLSSAAMSVRHLWWISSGATMLSYALLYTFAARAVAMTQLLSVSLVTLIVLACTMSAILAALSLAPLVAAIFVAAKAVAYFAIVVHTVYVVEVFPTPVRVTALSWVSAWGRVGAIIAHPTSRLQDAGREDLSLAIAAALLFATLMAFLALPPKPPSEKLATRRTSTSRKPCAELGNLAARRLSTSSKPSIEVMKETLQLQPLPTPSRKSSKSRSSSLSSSKSSLAFPSENNKQHRHS; encoded by the coding sequence ATGGACCTCTTCTCGAGTCGGCGTCTCGACGCACTCGACCTGAaaaccgccgactgcttcgactgtCAGGACGTTTTCGGCAGCGGAAGTTTCCAGCGAAGACTGCTCCTCGTGGCCGTTCTCTCCACGTTCGTCATGCACTGCCACACAGTCGCGTTCGCGCTGATCTCTCGAGACGTGGACCACTGGTGCCGGCAGCCACCTGGGCTAAACGTGTCCGCCGCCGACTGGAAGAGAGCGGCCATTCCCGTGGAAGCCGACGGCCGGTTCAGCCGATGCCTGGTCTACTCGAACCCAGGCGACGGTAACGACACCGCGACGGTCGAGTGCGACTCCTGGGATTATGACGCTGAGAGCGCGCCCACCACCATAATGAGCCGCTGGAACCTGGTCTGCCGCCATCTCTGGCTCATCACTGTCGCCAACATAGTCTACAGCGCGGGCTCGCCACTTTTCCTGATCGCGGCGGGGCACATAGCCGATCGTGGAGGTCGCAAGCCTATCCTGTGGGTGTCGATCGCCATGTTGCTGATTGTGACGTTCGCGGGCTGCTTCGCCGACACGTACAGCATGTACATTACGACCAGGTTCCTCGCGGCCGGTTTCGCCGCGGTCAACGTGACCGTAAGCCTCGTGATGCTTTTCGAAGGGTCCTGCTTCTGCGACCGCGTCCTGAAGACCTGCTTCGCTGCGTCATTCCCGTTCCTACTGTCCGACATGTGGTCTCAGCTGCTTCGGCTCAATTCGGTGCATCTGGCTTCGGCGCGCGTCAGCTGGGTTCTCCTGCAGATCGTCCTGTTGTCGCCCACTCTACTTCTCGTGGTTGCGTTCGCCATCGTCCAGGAGTCGCCGCGGTGGCTCATCGCCAGTCGGGACCTGCAGAAAGCCGGCGCAATCATACTGTACGCGGCCGAGATCAACAACTTCCAGCCGCTGAGCACTAACTTCCCGATCAACATGGTGAGAGCCGAGGATGCCAAGAACGAAGAGCTGCGGGGTGCCGACACACCGGGAGGCCCAGGAGGTCCCGGGTCCGATATTCCGCGACGCGCTTTGGTTGCGCTCGCGACGCACGCCGTGATCACTTTCGCCGCTCACGTCTTGGTCCTCTCGTCCGCAGCGATGAGCGTGAGGCACCTCTGGTGGATCTCATCCGGCGCCACGATGCTGAGTTACGCTTTATTGTACACCTTCGCAGCGCGAGCGGTAGCCATGACACAGCTCCTCAGCGTCAGCCTCGTGACCCTGATAGTGCTGGCGTGCACCATGAGCGCCATACTTGCGGCACTCAGTCTCGCTCCTCTTGTGGCGGCCATATTCGTCGCGGCTAAGGCTGTCGCCTACTTCGCAATCGTCGTGCACACTGTGTATGTCGTCGAGGTGTTCCCCACTCCGGTGCGAGTCACGGCGTTGAGTTGGGTGTCGGCGTGGGGCCGCGTGGGTGCCATTATCGCTCACCCGACGTCCAGGCTTCAAGACGCGGGCCGCGAAGACCTGAGCCTGGCGATAGCTGCAGCGTTGCTGTTCGCTACGCTGATGGCATTTCTCGCTCTGCCTCCCAAGCCACCGTCCGAGAAGTTGGCGACTCGCAGGACCTCGACGTCGCGCAAACCTTGCGCAGAACTCGGAAATCTCGCGGCACGCAGGCTTTCGACGTCTAGCAAACCAAGCATTGAAGTCATGAAGGAAACATTGCAGCTGCAGCCGCTGCCGACGCCGAGCCGCAAGAGTTCCAAGAGTCGTTCCAGCTCGCTGAGTTCCTCGAAGTCAAGTCTCGCCTTCCCATCAGAGAACAACAAGCAGCATAGACATAGCTGA